In a single window of the Plodia interpunctella isolate USDA-ARS_2022_Savannah chromosome 26, ilPloInte3.2, whole genome shotgun sequence genome:
- the LOC128681189 gene encoding uncharacterized protein LOC128681189 — protein MRCMICLILFCIPCFIETTNVDVEGSLVLSREVKISDEHSIEDNPLRKSQAGKKKKTSKHRRENVTDVNESEHNSHTDKPKKVEDIKDVEDFARHVFKNSIKIIKSINRRLDKNLRSKANFSEEAYKWKFMQFINDSLSHTLRTGSGTQKFILNTIQTSTNILRRLTNNFLLNTFKQGPGGNVEETILKEIDRNNKKEYKYICQRYHICRSDKSFSSFLGEFTSIMAALELSQLKIANNALTEVLKETDVSKVMNKSTEAKFKKIINNMEFMDGWAMKPAIIILKNIFVNRNKPLPILREMRVSMSTLTVPIQAVNNILDTFDMVLQPTRHNKLEWSQIIDSFKEWRDGKRSDILQIAQRLVSHMEKGVDLMDPATCDQMKKDFKAIYPKVSKTE, from the exons aTGCGATGCATGATatgtttgatattatttt GTATCCCATGTTTTATCGAAACTACCAATGTTGATGTTGAAGGGTCTCTTGTTCTATCAAGAGAAGTTAAGATAAGTGACGAACATTCAATTGAAGACAATCCTCTAAGAAAAAGTCAAGctggaaaaaagaaaaaaacatcgaAACATCGAAGAGAAAACGTTACCGATGTAAATGAAAGTGAACATAATAGTCACACAGACAAACCTAAGAAAGTAGAAGACATCAAAGATGTAGAAGATTTTGCCCGCCATGTGTTTAaaaattccataaaaataattaaatcaatcaatcgaaGATTGGACAAAAATCTTAGATCAAAAGCGAACTTTTCAGAAGAAGCATATAAATGGAAGTTTATGCAATTCATCAATGATTCTCTCAGTCACACGTTGAGGACAGGATCAGGAACTCAAAAGttcatattaaatacaatacaaacttctactaatattttacgaagacttactaataattttttgttaaacacTTTTAAACAAGGCCCCGGAGGCAATGTAGAAGAAACTATTCTTAAAGAAATTGacagaaataacaaaaaggaATACAAATATATCTGTCAACGATATCACATCTGCAGAAGCGACAAAAGTTTCTCATCTTTTCTGGGTGAATTCACATCAATAATGGCGGCATTAGAATTGtcacaattaaaaatagcTAATAACGCTTTAACTGAAGTTTTAAAAGAAACTGATGTCAgcaaagtaatgaataaaagCACAGAAGCAAAgttcaagaaaattataaataatatggaaTTTATGGACGGATGGGCAATGAAACcagcaattataatattgaaaaatatttttgtaaacagaAATAAACCTTTGCCGATTCTAAGGGAGATGAGAGTATCTATGTCCACGCTCACTGTACCAATACAAGcagttaataatatattagatacTTTTGATATGGTTTTACAACCTACTCGACATAACAAATTGGAATGGAGTCAAATCATTGACAGTTTCAAAGAATGGCGTGATGGGAAGAGAAGcgatatattacaaattgcaCAGCGATTGGTCAGCCATATGGAAAAAGGGGTTGACTTAATGGATCCAGCTACATGCGATCAGATGAAAAAGGACTTCAAAGCCATATATCCTAAAGTATCAAAAACTGAATAA
- the LOC128681190 gene encoding uncharacterized protein LOC128681190: MRCKICVILFYIPCFIETVNVDVEGFIALSTEVKISDELSIEENPFNYLRKSQSGKKKKKTSKHTLRGNVTDANESEHNNHTHKPRKVEDIKDVEDFARHVFKNSIKTIKSINRRLDKNLRSKANFSEEAYKWRFIRFINDSLSHTMRTESGTQKFVLNTIQTSNNILRRLTNYFLLNTFKQGPGGNVEETLLKEIDRNNKKEYKYICQRYHICRSDKSFSSFLGEFTSIMATLDSSQLKTANNALTEVLKETDVSKIMDKSTEATFKKTINNLEIIDGSAMKPAIIILKNIFINRNKPLPILREMRVSVSTLTVPIQAVNNILDAFDMALPPTRHNKLEWSQINNSFKEWRDGKRTDILQIVQRLVSHMDKGVDLMDSAAREQMKKDFKALYPKVSKTQ, translated from the exons aTGCGGTGCAAGATATGtgtgatattatttt ATATTCCATGTTTTATAGAAACTGTTAATGTTGATGTGGAAGGATTTATTGCTCTATCAACAGAAGTTAAGATTAGTGACGAACTTTCTATTGAAGAAAatccttttaattatttaagaaaaagtcaatctggaaaaaaaaaaaagaaaacatcgaAACACACCTTAAGAGGAAACGTTACCGATGCAAATGAAAGTGAACATAATAATCACACACATAAACCTAGGAAAGTAGAAGACATCAAAGATGTAGAAGATTTTGCCCGCCATGTgttcaaaaattcaattaaaacaattaaatcaataaatcgaAGATTGGACAAAAATCTTAGATCAAAAGCGAACTTTTCAGAAGAAGCATATAAATGGAGGTTTATACGATTCATCAATGATTCTCTCAGTCACACGATGAGGACGGAATCAGGAAcacaaaaatttgtattaaatacaatacaaacttccaataatattttacgaagacttaccaattattttttgttaaacacTTTTAAACAAGGCCCCGGAGGTAATGTAGAAGAAACTCTTCTTAAAGAAATTGacagaaataacaaaaaggaATACAAATATATCTGTCAACGATATCACATCTGCAGAAGCGACAAAAGTTTCTCATCTTTTCTGGGTGAATTCACTTCAATAATGGCGACATTAGATTCGTCACAATTAAAAACAGCTAATAACGCGTTAACCGAAGTTTTAAAAGAAACTGATGTTAGCAAAATAATGGATAAAAGCACAGAAGCCACATtcaagaaaactataaataatttagaaatcaTTGACGGATCGGCAATGAAACcagcaattataatattaaaaaatatttttataaacagaaataaacCTTTGCCGATTCTAAGGGAGATGAGAGTATCTGTGTCCACGCTCACTGTACCAATACAAgcagttaataatattttagatgcTTTTGATATGGCTTTACCACCTACTCGACATAACAAATTAGAATGGAGTCAAATCAATAACAGTTTCAAAGAATGGCGTGATGGGAAGAGAACCGATATATTGCAAATTGTACAGCGATTGGTCAGCCATATGGATAAAGGGGTTGACTTAATGGATTCAGCTGCACGCGAGCAGATGAAAAAAGATTTCAAAGCCTTATATCCAAAAGTATCAAAAACTCAGTGA